In Candidatus Accumulibacter cognatus, the genomic window ACTCGCCAATCTTCACCGTCGCCTTGCAGTCGATGCTCAAGCGCATCACGGCTTTGCCTTCGCAAGCCCGGTCCTGTCGCTGGATGTTGGTAAAGATGGCGTCGGTTTCGGGGACTTTTTTTGGGGTTTGGCCTTGATCACCGGACGCAGCCGGTACCCATTACGGTTCAACACTTCCGACATGCAGCTCCTGGAGGGCAGCACGTCCTCGGCAAATCCTTGCGCCCGCAACTGCTTGATCGCTTCCTCGGCCGTCAAGCGGGTGAACGACAGCGTCGGGCGAAAGGTCGGATCCTGTTGGGAATGGCTGCGTGCCACTGCCCAGAGGGCCTGTGCCACCTCCGGGTGCTTCTCTTCCCACAATTTGGCTCCGCAGCAGAACTGGTGATGCCCCAAACAAACCATCCCGCTACGCTTCTCGTGCAAGCCAAGCTGCGCCGCCTTCCGGCTCCATCCGAAGACGTCCTCCGCGCGTCGAGGATTGCCGCCACAGTACTTCAACGCCATCTCCGCCTGAAACGCCCGGCGGTCCGCACCCGTCATCTTGCTCGAAGCAAGTTGGATATCTTCCAGGTGACTGGCCTCGAGACGAACGTGACTTCCTTCATCAGTACCGAGCTTCATCCCTAACATCCCTCCACTCAGAATCTACTCTAAGTATCGCACACAAAGGTATAGAAAAATGAGGAAATCACCTTATGCTGTTCGAGCAGGTGCCGGAACTGCAGCAGCGTCGTGGCATCCGGCGCACTCTCCCGCACCAGGTCAATCCCCATGAATGCCTGCACCGCCAGACTGTCGGTTACCGTGTCTTCCGTCCCTTCGTCCGACAGGCCGAACCACTGTTGCACGCAATACATCCGCAGCATCCGTTCCAGCGCGATCGGGGGACGACCACGCTCGCCCTTCGGGTAGTGCGGTTCGACCGCTTTGATCAGATCGGACGTAAGCGTTTAGCCCCCCTACGACACCTACCCAGCAGGTTGGCGCGGAGTTGAGCAATTGAGCACAGCGCTTGCCAGCGCAGGACGGTCTGGGTATCTTATAGCGGCAGTGAGGGTGTGATCGTATCCCGTGGAGCCAATAAGTGTACCTGAGCGACTTTGATCTTCAGCAACTGGATGAGCAGAAGCTGAAGGAGTTAGCAGCGAAGCAGAAAGATAGCTTGCTGGTGAAGTTGCTGTGGGATTTGAAAGAGGCGCGGGAACGGCTCAAAGCGAACTCGCAGACCAGTTCTCGGCCGCCGCGCAGTGACCCCCCGTGGCACGGAGCAGTCTCCCGGGAGGCAGACTCGGAAGCCTCTGGGAACGCAGATAATCCAGAGGATCCCGATGCAGACGAGGATCGTGCGGCAAGCGCGGTGAAGAATACCGAGCCGAAGGGCCTTGCCACCCCGGCGGAGGCAGACCTGCCGGGCGGCGCGGCGGCAGCCCCGACCAAGAAAGCGGGGCGACAGCCCGGGGCCGCGGGCCATAGCCGGCCGGTGACCTTGCCGATCAACGACACCGTGATCCACGCTCCGGAATCCTGCGTGCGCTGCGGTGAGGCTTTGGATGCGGCCGGGTTTGTCGCGCACGGCGGGCGGTACGTCCTGGATCTCGAGACCGACCTGAATGCGGAGCTCCCCGGCTTGCGGATGTGCCATGACAAACATCTCTACGGGGAAATTTTCTGTGGCCAATGTGGGCATGTCAATCGCAGCGAGCCCGGCCGCTGCCAAGCCGAGCCCGGGTGGAGCGTCGGCCTGAGCGAATGGCACCTGGTCGGGCCGATGCTGGTCAGCCTGCTGGTGTGTTTCTCCCACCGCATGCACCTGTCGCGTCGGCGGACGCAGGAATTTCTGCGAGACTGGCTGGGCGTTGCGCTCTCCACCAGCACGATTAACCAGTGTATCCACGAAGCCGGTCGGGCGGTCGAGCCGATTGAAGAGCAGTTGGTCGAAGAACTGCAGCAGGAAGCGTTGACCCATGCCGATGAAACGCCGTGGAAGGAATGGGGCCAGTTACTGTGGCTGTGGGTGCTCGTCACGCCGACGATCTGCCTGTACTTTATTGGCTACCGCAGCAAGGAAATCCTGGAGAACGTCCTGGGCGAAGGGTTTGTCGGCTGGCTGATGAGCGATGGCTACCCAGTCTATCGCCGGTTCCAGAAGCGGCTGCGCTGTTGGGCGCACCTGTTGCGCAAGGCCGAGGGACTCAAAGAAAGCCTGAGCACCGAGGCGCGGGCCTTTGGACAGGCCACCCACGACCTCCTCAACGAGCTGATGATCGCGATTTATGAAGCGCGGGAAGGTCCGCCGGTGGATCTCACTCCCCGCTTCCACGAGCGCTTGGAGTCCTTCCGTGAGCTTTGCGAAAAGCACCAGGATTCGGTCCATAAAAAGACCCGCGCACTGGCGCGCGAACTTCTCAATGACTGGGAAGCCTTCTGGATCGTCGTCGTCCATCCCCATCTGCCGCTGACCCATAACGAAGCGGAACGTGCCTTGCGGCACTGGGTGATTGCCCGGCTCCTCAGCCAGGGGACTCGTACCGGGCAGGGCACCCGTGCCTTTGCTCTGCTGGCCAGTGTCATCGACACCTGCCGCCGTCGCCACATCCTGCCCTGGCCCTACCTGGCGAAGGTGATCACCGAGCGGCGCAAAGGCAACTCAGCACCCCCGCTACCGGCCGCCGCCTGATTGGGGGGCTCGCAATCGGTGGGGGCTAAACGCATACGATCGGACCAGGGCATCAGTTAGTCCATCTCTATCAGGAAGTGCTCTCGTCGCGTGATCCGCTTCCTGCTTTCACTTTCCACCGGGGAAGAAGTCATCGGCTTCACCGGGGTGCTCACCAAGGGGGGATAGCCAACTATACCAGATCAGTATCTGGTGATTAAATCAGCGCCTCCATAGCAAACCTGGCAACAAATCGTTCCCTACGGTAACATCATGTCCAGTGATCGCTTCTCTCCTTTGGTCGATCAAAGCCTTGACAAAGTGATTTTGGCGAACTGAAGCGCTTGCTCACTATCAATATGTTTTAAGGAAACACCAATTTAATCGTTATTTCACGGCAAGTAATCATGCAACAAATTGATTTTATTGATGAAAAAATCTCGTTTACCGATTAAATCAGCGCTTCCTTAATGAGTCGGCCGCTCAGCGCCCCGGTTTGAATGTCTACGGATCCTGGTCAGAAAATCAATTGAAGTGGCGAACACCTCCGTTATCGAGCATAAACTCATTGTAGATGGACATCACCATGTCAAAACTGCTGTCAATCACGGAACCTGGCCTGCAACAAGACGCATCGAATGCAAAATTTGCGCTCTGGGCTCTGGGTTTTCGACCGTTCTACTTACTTGCCAGTATTTTCGCAGCCTTGTCGATCCCGCTTTGGGTTGCCCAATACACGGGATACTTGCCGGTCAGTTTGATGCACGGCTCGACTTGGCACGGTCATGAGATGCTGTTCGGGTATACGCTGGCGGTAGTCGCCGGGTTCCTCTTCACGGCTGGCCGTAACTGGACCGGACAGCCGACGCCGACTGGTGGCGTGCTATTTGTCTTTGCCTTGCTCTGGATCGCCGGACGGGTCCTGGTGCTGACGCCTTACGCAACCGCTGCAGCCCTGGTGAACGTCGCATTTCCGATAGTGGTCGGGATTGGACTGGCAATCCCTTTGGTGAAGAGCCATAATCGACGCAACTACTTCTTCGTCGCGCTGCTGATACTTCTTGGTGCAGTCGTTCTGGCCATGCATCTTTCCTGGCTCGGAATGCTGGCCTGGCCTGAACGGGTGAGTTTGCAGGTTGGGCTCGATGTCGTCCTGTTCATTATCGCGGTGATGGGTGGACGGGTGATTCCCATGTTTACCAACAACGGTATCCCGGGTACACAAGCCATACGCCATCCACTCATTGAAAAGATCGCACTCGGATGTGTCCTGGTTTTGCTGGGTGCCGATATTCTGTCGGCGACAGCAACTATGATCGCAACCATTGCGCTGGCTGCCGCCGTGGTGCACGCGGCCCGGCTCTACCTCTGGCAGCCTTGGCGAACCTTTGCTACGCCGCTGGTATGGGTGCTGCATGTGGCCTACGGCTGGGTTATCATCTCTCTCGTGCTGCGAGCACTGGCGGTGCTCGGCCTAGTTGCCGAGCCACTCGCGATACACGCCCTGACGATCGGGGCCATTGGCGGCATGACGATCGGTATGATGACACGCACCGCGCGCGGCCATACCGGCCGTCCGCTCCTTGCCGATGGCTTCGAGCTTGCCTGTTTCGTCCTCGTCCAAGCTGCAGCGGTGATCCGGGTCTTCGGGGGCATGATCGTTCCCTATGCCTACCTGGGCACGGTCATAGGGTCAGGGATTTGCTGGTCTCTGGCGTTTGCCTTGTATGCAATTCGGTATTGGCCAGTGTTGTCGCGGGAGCGGATTGACGGCAAGCCTGGGTAAACCCCTCTTGCACATCCTTCGACTTTGTGCTCTACCCGGTTGCAACGAGGAACCGGTATCAAGCAGTCTGACGGCAGAGGGTAAAATGGCGGTTTACCTTGCCAGGAGTCTTCCATGAACGTTTCAATTGTTCTGACCGTGATCGGCGATGACCATCCAGGTCTTGTCGAACAGCTTGCCACCACCATCAGTCAGCACCAGGGAAACTGGCTGGAGTCGTCAATGTCCAATTTATCCGGCAAGTTTGCCGGGATTGTCTGCGTTAGCGTCGCAGAGGCACAACTTGCTGCTCTTTCGAAAGCGCTTGCCGCTTTACCCGGCCTGCGTATCATTTCCGAGGTTTCCCGCTTGCCCACCGGTGAGGCCGGCCAGCGACGGTTGAAGCTTTCGCTGGTGGGTCATGACCGTATCGGCATCGTTCGCGAAGTCTCGCAGGTGCTTGCCCGGCATGCGCTCAATGTCGAGGATCTCAGCACCTACACAGCAAGTGCGCCAATGTCGGCAGGAATGCTCTTCCACGCCAGCATCGAGTTGACTGCAGCATCAAAACTCGACGCGAGTGAACTGACCCGTGAGCTGGAGAGCCTGTCGAACGACCTGATGGTCGATATCACGCTCGACGAAGCCGATCGCAACTGAGCGGTCTCGCTGCCTTGAGGCCACGCAGGCACGATGGGCACAATGACGACTACTTCTTCTTTTCCATTTCTCGTGCCGCCCTGATCATGTCAGCATCAAGCACGGCCGTATTGGTTCCATAGCAGCTGAACATTTCGATTTCCTCGACGACGACCGGCGGCTCAGGGTGGTATTCGCCGGCTCCGGCAGTCTTCGCGCTGTATTGCTGACCTCTCAAGCGTGCGATCATCATCTCCTGTTCGGACAGCCCAGTCTGCATACCCGGCGGAACCTTCGCCCCCAGCTCGATCAATGCCTTGACGACCTCTTTGCGGTTGCCGCGAACGGCCATCGACAAAGGCGAGGTGGGTTGGGAATTATCCGGGGTGTTGACTTTCGCGCCACGGCTGACCAGCTCGCGGACGATGTCGGCGTATCCCATGAAACACGCGACACCGAGCGGCAAGCCGGGGTCGCCCCGACCGTCAAGTAACTCAGCTGATGCGCCAGCGTCAAGTACCGCCCTGACATCGTGAAGACGCCCTGAGCGAATGGCCTTAAGCAAGTCTATGCCAACGTTCACGCTTGATCTCCGATCCTGTGGCCTGGTTTCAGCCTAATGGCTGCTCACTGACGACTATTCCATCGCCGTCAACATAAATCCACTCACCCGGCCTGAAAGTGACGCCACCGAAACTGACAGCCAGATCGCGGTCGCCGACGCCTTTCTTGATGCTCTTCAGGGGGTGCGTATCAAGCGCGCGCAGGCCGAGGTCGATACGACTGATGTCTTCGGAATCGCGGATGCAGCCGTACACCACAATTCCTTCCCAGGCATTTCTGTGAGCCAGAATTGCCAACTGGTCACCGACCAGCGCGCAACGCATCGAGCCACCTCCGTCAATCACCAGAACCTTGTCCCTGCCATCTTCAGCAAGAACTTCACGTACCAGCGAGTTGTCCTCGAACAGCTTTAGCGTGACGACCTTGCCAGAGAAAGCGGAGCGGCCCCCATAATGGCGAAACATGGGTGCGACGATACGGACGCTGCCAGCCTGAATTCCGGCCTCGTTGTTGTCCAGTAAGTCGGGGGTCTTGAAACGCATGCGGCTGGCCTTGGTGATTGTGGTTCAAGAAATGCGCATTGCTCGTGGCATGGTCATGGCTGTTCAGGCCAGTACCGCGTGCTCTTCTTCGAAAGTCAGCTTCACTTTCTTGTTTTCGTCGATGTCGACGGTCACGTGGCCGCCGGAGGCCAGTCGCCCGAACAGCAACTCATCGGCCAGCGAAGCGCGGATGGTATCCTGAATGAGGCGAGCCATCGGGCGGGCACCCATCAGCGGATCGAATCCTTTTGCGGCGAGATCCTCTTTCAGTGCCGTGGTGAACACCGCCTCCACCTTTTTTTCATGCAGTTGTGCCTCGAGCTGCATCAGGAACTTGTCTACAACCCGCAGGATGACGGCGTGGTCAAGCGCTCCGAACGAGATGGTGGCGTCGATTCGGTTGCGGAATTCTGGGGTAAAAATCCGCTTGATCTCGGCCATCTCGTCGCCAGCCTTCGGGGATGGGTTGAAACCCATCGTTGCTTTCTGGATGGCTTCCTGGCCAGCATTGGTGGTCATGATGATTACCACATTGCGGAAGTCTGCCTTACGTCCGTTGTTATCGGTCAGTGTACCGTGGTCCATGACCTGCAGGAGGATATTGTAGATGTCAGGATGCGCTTTCTCAATCTCGTCGAGCAATAAGACACTGTACGGTTTCTTGGTGATCGCCTCGGTCAGCAATCCGCCCTGGTCGAAGCCGACGTAGCCCGGTGGCGCACCGATCAGGCGCGAGACAGCGTGCCGTTCCATGTACTCCGACATGTCGAATCGCACCAGTTCATTACCAAGACAATAAGCCAGTTGCTTGGCGACCTCCGTCTTGCCGACTCCGGTTGGTCCCGAAAAAAGGAAGCTGCCAATCGGCCTGGTGGGATTACCGAGGCCGGAACGGGCCATTTTGATTGCTCTGGCAAGCGCATCGATGGCTGCATCCTGGCCAAAAACCACGGCTTTCAGGTCACGGTCAAGATTCCTCAGGTTGTTGCGGTCGTCGGACGAGACGTGGGTCGAGGGGATACGTGCAATCTTCGCGACGATTTCCTCGATGTCGATCTTGCCAATCAGTTTCTTCTGTCTCGATTTGGGAAGGATCCTCTGTGCGGCGCCCGCTTCGTCAATGACATCAATTGCCTTGTCAGGCAGGTGGCGGTCGGTAATGTAACGTACCGAGAGTTCGACGGCCGAGGTCAATGCCGCAGCCGAGTACTTGATGCCATGATGAGATTCGAAGCGTGACTTGAGTCCCTTGAGGATCTCGACCGCTTCGGCGCTTGACGGCTCGTTGACGTCGATTTTCTGAAAGCGCCGTGAAAGCGCGTGGTCCTTTTCAAAAATGCCGCGATATTCGGTGTAGGTCGTCGCGCCGATGCACTTCAACTGACCAGTGGACAGCGCGGGCTTGAGCAGGTTCGACGCATCGAGGGTGCCGCCTGAAGCCGATCCTGCGCCGATCAGGGTGTGAATTTCGTCAATGAACAGAATCGCTTGCGGATTGTCGCTGAGTTGCTTCAAGACTCCCTTTAGCCTCTGTTCGAAATCACCGCGATACTTGGTGCCGGCCAGAAGAGATCCCATATCAAGACAGTAGACATTGGCTTTGGCGAGAATCTCGGGAATCTCACATTCGACGATCCGGCGTGCCAGCCCTTCGGCAATTGCAGTTTTTCCGACACCCGCCTCGCCGACCAG contains:
- a CDS encoding glycine cleavage system protein R; this encodes MNVSIVLTVIGDDHPGLVEQLATTISQHQGNWLESSMSNLSGKFAGIVCVSVAEAQLAALSKALAALPGLRIISEVSRLPTGEAGQRRLKLSLVGHDRIGIVREVSQVLARHALNVEDLSTYTASAPMSAGMLFHASIELTAASKLDASELTRELESLSNDLMVDITLDEADRN
- a CDS encoding ankyrin repeat domain-containing protein; this encodes MNVGIDLLKAIRSGRLHDVRAVLDAGASAELLDGRGDPGLPLGVACFMGYADIVRELVSRGAKVNTPDNSQPTSPLSMAVRGNRKEVVKALIELGAKVPPGMQTGLSEQEMMIARLRGQQYSAKTAGAGEYHPEPPVVVEEIEMFSCYGTNTAVLDADMIRAAREMEKKK
- a CDS encoding NnrS family protein, which produces MSKLLSITEPGLQQDASNAKFALWALGFRPFYLLASIFAALSIPLWVAQYTGYLPVSLMHGSTWHGHEMLFGYTLAVVAGFLFTAGRNWTGQPTPTGGVLFVFALLWIAGRVLVLTPYATAAALVNVAFPIVVGIGLAIPLVKSHNRRNYFFVALLILLGAVVLAMHLSWLGMLAWPERVSLQVGLDVVLFIIAVMGGRVIPMFTNNGIPGTQAIRHPLIEKIALGCVLVLLGADILSATATMIATIALAAAVVHAARLYLWQPWRTFATPLVWVLHVAYGWVIISLVLRALAVLGLVAEPLAIHALTIGAIGGMTIGMMTRTARGHTGRPLLADGFELACFVLVQAAAVIRVFGGMIVPYAYLGTVIGSGICWSLAFALYAIRYWPVLSRERIDGKPG
- the rraA gene encoding ribonuclease E activity regulator RraA, translated to MRFKTPDLLDNNEAGIQAGSVRIVAPMFRHYGGRSAFSGKVVTLKLFEDNSLVREVLAEDGRDKVLVIDGGGSMRCALVGDQLAILAHRNAWEGIVVYGCIRDSEDISRIDLGLRALDTHPLKSIKKGVGDRDLAVSFGGVTFRPGEWIYVDGDGIVVSEQPLG
- a CDS encoding IS66 family transposase, which produces MDEQKLKELAAKQKDSLLVKLLWDLKEARERLKANSQTSSRPPRSDPPWHGAVSREADSEASGNADNPEDPDADEDRAASAVKNTEPKGLATPAEADLPGGAAAAPTKKAGRQPGAAGHSRPVTLPINDTVIHAPESCVRCGEALDAAGFVAHGGRYVLDLETDLNAELPGLRMCHDKHLYGEIFCGQCGHVNRSEPGRCQAEPGWSVGLSEWHLVGPMLVSLLVCFSHRMHLSRRRTQEFLRDWLGVALSTSTINQCIHEAGRAVEPIEEQLVEELQQEALTHADETPWKEWGQLLWLWVLVTPTICLYFIGYRSKEILENVLGEGFVGWLMSDGYPVYRRFQKRLRCWAHLLRKAEGLKESLSTEARAFGQATHDLLNELMIAIYEAREGPPVDLTPRFHERLESFRELCEKHQDSVHKKTRALARELLNDWEAFWIVVVHPHLPLTHNEAERALRHWVIARLLSQGTRTGQGTRAFALLASVIDTCRRRHILPWPYLAKVITERRKGNSAPPLPAAA
- the clpA gene encoding ATP-dependent Clp protease ATP-binding subunit ClpA, encoding MIAQELEVSLHMAFVEARQKRHEFITVEHLLLALLDNPSAAETLRACGTGIEQLRRDLTRFISEHTPTVAGDDEIDTQPTLGFQRVIQRAILHVQSSGRKEVNGANVLVAIFGEKDSHAVYYLQKQGVSRLDVVNFISHGISKVPQSAPRNEPEVEAESEQPSAAGPLESYTINLNALALQGKIDPLIGRDRELERVIQTLCRRRKNNPLLVGEAGVGKTAIAEGLARRIVECEIPEILAKANVYCLDMGSLLAGTKYRGDFEQRLKGVLKQLSDNPQAILFIDEIHTLIGAGSASGGTLDASNLLKPALSTGQLKCIGATTYTEYRGIFEKDHALSRRFQKIDVNEPSSAEAVEILKGLKSRFESHHGIKYSAAALTSAVELSVRYITDRHLPDKAIDVIDEAGAAQRILPKSRQKKLIGKIDIEEIVAKIARIPSTHVSSDDRNNLRNLDRDLKAVVFGQDAAIDALARAIKMARSGLGNPTRPIGSFLFSGPTGVGKTEVAKQLAYCLGNELVRFDMSEYMERHAVSRLIGAPPGYVGFDQGGLLTEAITKKPYSVLLLDEIEKAHPDIYNILLQVMDHGTLTDNNGRKADFRNVVIIMTTNAGQEAIQKATMGFNPSPKAGDEMAEIKRIFTPEFRNRIDATISFGALDHAVILRVVDKFLMQLEAQLHEKKVEAVFTTALKEDLAAKGFDPLMGARPMARLIQDTIRASLADELLFGRLASGGHVTVDIDENKKVKLTFEEEHAVLA